A part of Jiangella alba genomic DNA contains:
- a CDS encoding type IV secretory system conjugative DNA transfer family protein — translation MPIRRRRRGETPWDVLRDAHPDAAVAMDRLVQDGRLSDVDTARIAGALDARSGDASALAQLADEIVRYGPAALSHPSALHDLPVPRLAKHNLALGQVRLGRTVQDPHADTVIAQDFGVDHDVLRTSLLVIGPPGSGKTRGFALPIVEHLSLSALAGQSSVVVVDPKGDDFAHQGWFDVTIDPLNPTTGFDLYGGTQHPDTAADRLASAMLPPYVTDDMAYFMDGSRNALYACLAPFHLAFGRWPKIREMLALLRSEQGMTDQVKANLRGSEGKEAKALLDSRRDQQARNADPAASLVERFQLLARPRLMELFDREKTFRMHDINKPLRVRVSLPEAEFPDATRILARLVVSQFVQVTSAPDTNRGIFKALAIDEAGRFVDDYVARGVQKLRSNNAGLILLAQTISDFPVQVRATVFGSVGCKAVFGGIDPVDAKVFSDWFGDHWVSEVSYSQGEATGLARTSGSSRDSRGGWNRSDGETRNWGVTKGTNLRRVERPRWTVSDIVTRIPAGHCVVALSRSDGTRTGPTLINLRA, via the coding sequence ATGCCGATCCGACGACGCCGCCGCGGCGAGACCCCGTGGGACGTGCTGCGCGACGCCCATCCCGACGCCGCCGTGGCCATGGACCGGCTGGTGCAGGACGGCCGGCTGTCCGACGTCGACACCGCCCGCATCGCCGGCGCGCTCGACGCCCGGTCCGGCGACGCCAGCGCGCTGGCGCAGCTGGCCGACGAGATCGTCCGGTACGGCCCGGCCGCGCTGTCGCACCCCTCGGCATTGCACGACCTCCCGGTGCCGCGGCTGGCCAAGCACAACCTCGCGCTCGGCCAGGTCCGGCTCGGCCGCACCGTCCAGGACCCTCACGCCGACACCGTCATCGCCCAGGACTTCGGCGTCGACCACGACGTGTTGCGCACGTCGCTGCTGGTCATCGGCCCGCCCGGGTCGGGCAAGACGCGCGGCTTCGCGCTGCCCATCGTCGAGCACCTGTCGCTGTCGGCGCTGGCCGGGCAGTCCAGCGTGGTCGTCGTCGACCCCAAAGGCGACGACTTCGCGCACCAGGGCTGGTTCGACGTCACCATCGACCCCCTCAACCCCACCACCGGGTTCGACCTCTACGGCGGCACCCAGCACCCCGACACCGCGGCCGACCGGCTGGCCAGCGCCATGCTGCCGCCGTACGTCACCGACGACATGGCGTACTTCATGGACGGCTCGCGCAACGCGCTGTACGCGTGCCTGGCGCCGTTCCACCTGGCGTTCGGGCGGTGGCCGAAGATCCGCGAGATGCTGGCGCTGCTGCGCTCCGAGCAGGGCATGACCGACCAGGTGAAGGCGAACCTGCGCGGGTCCGAGGGCAAAGAGGCCAAGGCGCTGCTCGACAGCCGCCGCGACCAGCAGGCCCGCAACGCCGACCCCGCCGCGTCGCTGGTCGAACGGTTCCAGCTGCTGGCCCGGCCGCGGCTGATGGAGTTGTTCGACCGCGAGAAGACCTTCCGCATGCACGACATCAACAAGCCGCTGCGGGTGCGGGTGTCGCTGCCCGAGGCCGAGTTCCCCGACGCCACCCGCATCCTGGCCCGGCTGGTGGTGTCGCAGTTCGTGCAGGTCACGTCCGCGCCCGACACCAACCGCGGCATCTTCAAGGCGCTCGCCATCGACGAAGCCGGCCGCTTCGTCGACGACTACGTCGCGCGTGGCGTGCAGAAGCTGCGCTCCAACAACGCCGGGCTCATCCTGCTGGCGCAGACCATCAGCGACTTCCCGGTGCAGGTCCGGGCCACGGTGTTCGGGTCGGTCGGCTGCAAGGCGGTGTTCGGCGGCATCGACCCGGTCGACGCCAAGGTGTTCTCCGACTGGTTCGGCGACCACTGGGTGTCCGAGGTCAGCTACAGCCAGGGCGAGGCGACCGGTCTGGCCCGCACCAGCGGCAGCTCCCGCGACAGCCGCGGCGGCTGGAACCGCTCCGACGGCGAGACCCGCAACTGGGGCGTCACGAAGGGCACCAACCTGCGCCGGGTCGAGCGGCCCCGGTGGACGGTCTCCGACATCGTCACCCGCATCCCCGCCGGCCACTGCGTCGTCGCCCTCTCCCGCTCCGACGGCACCCGCACCGGCCCGACGCTGATCAACCTGCGCGCCTGA
- a CDS encoding M48 family metalloprotease: MSDDGRTSGVRPSGPPGGFDDPDPPAATGLTGLRQRLGTPSGATTPRPLRTRRRADLSTLASLVLALPWFVFSLTVVGMVGLGIGALVGNTTVVPILCMVLWLASGVLIFYRPVEIGVARFFLRARRPTPSERERLDHAWIEVTQSAGRDGGKYQLFIEDSDALNAYAASGHIVTVTRKTLEAMPHHHLAAVLAHELGHHLGGHPWSNLLAYWYSVPARLLTRALRLVLRLVVALFSMLFAVVARMPGLASFVAKVITWSLLLFVLFFVTVLMLTAVRSGQVWAPPTVALIVLTPLILPWLARRSEYRADRIAANLGYGHALVEVFEDWLRQGMDDDRRTFVLRARLFSTHPALAARIKRLDAYLRKNA; encoded by the coding sequence ATGAGCGACGACGGCCGGACGTCCGGCGTGCGGCCCAGCGGGCCCCCGGGCGGCTTCGACGACCCCGATCCACCGGCAGCCACCGGGCTCACCGGACTGCGGCAACGCCTGGGCACGCCGTCCGGCGCCACCACGCCGCGGCCGCTGCGCACCCGGCGCCGCGCCGACCTCTCCACGCTGGCCTCGCTGGTGCTGGCGCTGCCGTGGTTCGTGTTCAGCCTCACCGTGGTCGGCATGGTCGGGCTGGGCATCGGCGCACTGGTGGGCAACACCACCGTCGTACCCATCCTCTGCATGGTGTTGTGGCTGGCCAGCGGCGTGCTGATCTTCTACCGGCCGGTCGAGATCGGCGTCGCCCGGTTCTTCCTGCGCGCCCGCCGGCCCACCCCCAGCGAGCGCGAGCGGCTGGACCACGCCTGGATCGAGGTCACCCAGTCCGCCGGGCGCGACGGCGGCAAGTACCAGCTGTTCATCGAAGACAGCGACGCGCTCAACGCCTACGCGGCGTCCGGGCACATCGTCACCGTCACCCGCAAGACGCTCGAGGCCATGCCGCACCACCACCTCGCCGCGGTGCTGGCGCACGAGCTGGGCCACCACCTCGGCGGGCACCCGTGGAGCAACCTGCTGGCGTACTGGTACTCCGTGCCGGCGCGGCTGCTCACCCGGGCGCTGCGACTCGTGCTGCGACTGGTGGTCGCGCTGTTCTCCATGCTGTTCGCGGTCGTCGCCCGCATGCCCGGGCTGGCGTCGTTCGTCGCGAAGGTCATCACGTGGTCGCTGCTGCTGTTCGTGCTGTTCTTCGTGACGGTGCTCATGCTCACGGCGGTGCGGTCCGGGCAGGTGTGGGCGCCGCCGACGGTCGCGCTGATCGTGCTGACGCCGCTCATCCTGCCCTGGCTGGCCCGGCGCAGCGAATACCGCGCCGACCGCATCGCCGCCAACCTCGGCTACGGGCACGCGCTGGTCGAGGTGTTCGAAGACTGGCTGCGTCAGGGCATGGACGACGACCGCCGCACCTTCGTGCTGCGGGCCCGGCTGTTCAGCACCCACCCGGCGCTGGCCGCGCGCATCAAGCGGCTCGACGCCTACCTGCGGAAGAACGCTTAG
- a CDS encoding amidase, whose amino-acid sequence MSEIHELTGLELATAVRKREVSPSEVADHALERAERLDPSIGAFVTLTPDLAREQAAEAEILLRESRSGDELPPFLGVPCPVKDLAMVAGVPFRSGSAALGDFVAPADDGVVTLLRQAGTLMLGKTNTPEFGLPPYTEPDIAPPARTPWDTTRSAGGSSGGSAAAVAAGIAPIAHGSDGGGSIRIPASACGLVGLKPTRGRVSPGPYRPEGAGLASNGVLTRDVRDTAALLDVLSHQWPGDLFALAPPRTTFLDACEREPGQLRVGLLTTPVIVDDAPVDDACLAAVVRTARLLEDLGHLVEPAPVPFTAERWDSFEAIWSVLALSAPVPPEHEHLLLPLTRWLREKGRSVSGIDYASALGLIQTTTRETAATWAAYDVILSPTLAQLPAPVGSQRDDADPAADFAAQMAFTPWTSVWNLTGWPAVSVPLETAEADGVTLPVGVMLGGRHGTEETLLSLAAQLEAARPWRDRRPSTW is encoded by the coding sequence GTGAGCGAGATCCATGAGCTGACCGGGTTGGAGCTGGCCACAGCGGTTCGCAAGCGCGAGGTGTCGCCGTCCGAGGTGGCCGATCACGCGCTCGAACGGGCCGAACGGCTCGACCCGTCCATCGGCGCCTTCGTCACCCTGACCCCCGACCTCGCCCGCGAGCAGGCCGCCGAGGCCGAGATCCTGCTCCGCGAGTCCCGCTCCGGCGACGAGCTGCCGCCGTTCCTGGGCGTGCCGTGTCCCGTCAAGGACCTCGCGATGGTGGCCGGCGTGCCGTTCCGGTCCGGCAGCGCCGCCCTCGGCGACTTCGTGGCGCCCGCCGACGACGGCGTCGTCACGCTGTTGCGCCAGGCCGGCACGCTGATGCTCGGCAAGACGAACACCCCCGAGTTCGGCCTGCCGCCGTACACCGAGCCCGACATCGCGCCGCCGGCCCGCACGCCGTGGGACACCACGCGGTCGGCCGGCGGGTCCAGCGGCGGGTCGGCGGCGGCGGTCGCGGCCGGCATCGCGCCCATCGCCCACGGCAGCGACGGCGGCGGCTCCATCCGCATCCCGGCCAGCGCGTGCGGGCTGGTCGGCCTCAAGCCCACCCGCGGCCGCGTCAGCCCCGGCCCGTACCGCCCCGAGGGCGCCGGCCTGGCCTCCAACGGGGTGCTCACCCGCGACGTCCGCGACACCGCGGCGCTGCTCGACGTGCTGTCGCACCAGTGGCCGGGCGACCTCTTCGCGCTCGCGCCGCCGCGCACCACCTTCCTCGACGCCTGCGAGCGCGAGCCCGGGCAGTTGCGGGTCGGCCTGCTCACCACCCCGGTCATCGTCGACGACGCACCCGTCGACGACGCCTGCCTGGCCGCCGTCGTCCGCACCGCGCGGCTGCTGGAGGACCTCGGCCACCTGGTCGAGCCGGCGCCGGTGCCGTTCACGGCCGAGCGCTGGGACTCCTTCGAGGCCATCTGGTCGGTGCTGGCGCTGAGCGCGCCGGTGCCGCCCGAGCACGAGCACCTGCTGCTGCCGCTGACCCGCTGGCTGCGCGAGAAGGGCCGGTCGGTCAGCGGCATCGACTACGCGTCGGCGCTCGGGCTGATCCAGACGACGACGCGCGAGACGGCGGCCACCTGGGCGGCCTACGACGTCATCCTGAGCCCCACGCTGGCGCAGCTCCCGGCGCCGGTCGGCTCGCAGCGCGACGACGCCGACCCCGCCGCCGACTTCGCCGCGCAGATGGCGTTCACGCCGTGGACCAGCGTCTGGAACCTCACCGGCTGGCCGGCCGTCAGCGTCCCGCTCGAGACCGCTGAGGCCGACGGCGTCACGCTGCCGGTCGGCGTCATGCTCGGCGGCCGCCACGGCACGGAGGAGACGCTGTTGTCGCTGGCGGCGCAGCTGGAGGCGGCCCGTCCGTGGCGCGATCGGCGGCCGTCCACATGGTGA
- a CDS encoding LLM class flavin-dependent oxidoreductase, producing MVSFGYFLVPDASQPLVETARLAESLGFEYVGIQDHPYQRRFADTIALSSAVLTATSTLRVFPDVACLPLRPPGVLAKTAASLDVLSGGRFELGLGAGAFWDAIEGYGGVRRTPGEALAALGEAIEVIRLLWSGERGLRFEGDHYHLRGVHSGPLPAHDIGIWVGAYGPRALALTGRLADGWVPSVNADVLRRLPELNDRVDAAAVAAGRDPSAVRRVFNVGGAITDGVSEGYLAGPVSQWIDELSVLATEHRADVLVFGGPPDQLRTFAEEVMPALP from the coding sequence ATGGTGAGCTTCGGCTACTTTTTGGTGCCCGACGCGTCCCAGCCGCTGGTCGAGACCGCGCGGCTGGCCGAGTCGCTCGGGTTCGAGTATGTCGGCATCCAGGACCACCCGTACCAACGCCGCTTCGCCGACACCATCGCGTTGTCGAGCGCCGTGCTCACCGCCACGTCCACGCTGCGCGTCTTCCCCGACGTCGCCTGCCTGCCGCTGCGCCCGCCCGGCGTGCTGGCCAAGACGGCGGCGTCGCTGGACGTGCTGTCCGGCGGACGGTTCGAGCTGGGGCTGGGCGCGGGCGCGTTCTGGGACGCCATCGAGGGCTACGGGGGCGTGCGGCGGACGCCGGGGGAGGCGCTGGCGGCGCTCGGCGAGGCGATCGAGGTGATCCGGCTGCTGTGGAGCGGCGAGCGCGGGCTGCGGTTCGAGGGCGACCACTACCACCTGCGCGGCGTGCACTCCGGGCCGCTGCCGGCACACGACATCGGCATCTGGGTCGGCGCGTACGGCCCGCGGGCGCTGGCCCTGACCGGCCGGCTGGCCGACGGCTGGGTCCCGTCCGTCAACGCCGACGTGCTGCGCCGGCTGCCCGAGCTCAACGATCGGGTCGACGCCGCCGCCGTCGCCGCCGGCCGCGACCCGTCCGCCGTCCGCCGCGTCTTCAACGTCGGCGGCGCCATCACCGACGGCGTCTCCGAGGGTTACCTCGCCGGCCCGGTGTCGCAGTGGATCGACGAGCTGAGCGTGCTCGCCACCGAGCACCGTGCCGACGTCCTGGTGTTCGGCGGACCGCCCGACCAGCTGCGCACGTTCGCCGAGGAGGTCATGCCCGCGCTCCCGTGA
- a CDS encoding IclR family transcriptional regulator: MTVPTRWGSNDVPRVPARESAGGTQSVERALSLLSAFTEEQPERRISELVAATGLGQSTVSRLVGALVNLGYLTHHGRSGLYGVGPRVITLAGIGLNQSPVHQQSRQLAQNLAATLGLGVNVAERHGASLFYLCHFEGANAPRPSTLIGRGGPLHATAMGKALSSELSPDELRELIGSEYPRYTPHTISSYDELATALQDVRSRGYATELEELAFGRACVAAPIRDRSGQVIAALSVSGPLSAMNLPARQDELAMIAIEHADQISSNLGYHATVTALP; encoded by the coding sequence ATGACGGTTCCGACACGGTGGGGGAGCAACGACGTGCCACGAGTACCAGCCCGCGAGTCCGCCGGCGGCACCCAGAGTGTCGAGCGCGCGCTCTCGCTGCTGTCCGCGTTCACCGAAGAGCAGCCCGAGCGGCGCATCTCCGAGCTGGTGGCCGCCACCGGGCTGGGCCAGTCGACGGTGTCGCGGCTGGTCGGCGCGCTGGTCAACCTGGGGTACCTGACGCACCACGGGCGTAGCGGGCTGTACGGCGTCGGACCGCGGGTCATCACGCTGGCCGGCATCGGGCTGAACCAGTCGCCGGTGCACCAGCAGTCGCGCCAGCTCGCGCAGAACCTCGCCGCCACGCTGGGCCTCGGCGTCAACGTCGCCGAGCGCCACGGCGCCAGCCTGTTCTACCTGTGCCACTTCGAGGGCGCCAACGCGCCGCGGCCGTCGACCCTGATCGGCCGCGGCGGCCCGCTGCACGCCACCGCCATGGGGAAGGCGCTGAGCAGCGAGCTCTCGCCCGACGAGCTGCGCGAGCTGATCGGCTCCGAGTACCCCCGCTACACCCCGCACACCATCTCGTCCTACGACGAGCTGGCCACGGCGCTGCAGGACGTCCGCTCCCGCGGCTACGCCACCGAACTGGAGGAGCTGGCGTTCGGCCGGGCCTGCGTGGCGGCGCCCATCCGCGACCGGTCCGGCCAGGTCATCGCGGCGCTGTCGGTGTCGGGACCGCTGTCGGCGATGAACCTGCCGGCCCGGCAGGACGAGCTGGCGATGATCGCCATCGAGCACGCCGACCAGATCTCGTCCAACCTCGGCTACCACGCCACGGTCACCGCGCTGCCCTGA
- the pepN gene encoding aminopeptidase N, which yields MSGTNLTRDEARDRASVVDPASVRYTVELDLTRGETTFGSTTTATFAATEGADTWLDLIAPTVHEVVLNGTALDPADVYDGARVRLTGLTSENEVKVVADAAYMHTGEGLHRFVDPVDDEVYLYSQFEVADARRVYACFEQPDLKAEVTFLVDAPSGWQVVSNSPGKAGKASHGKKRWTFEPTPRLSTYVTAIVAGPYHVERSEHVGKEKTIPLALYCRKSLAEHLDADELFDVTSRGFAFFEDVFGLAYPFAKYDQLFVPEFNAGAMENAGAVTHHEDYVFRSRVTDAAYERRAETILHEMAHMWFGDLVTMHWWDDLWLNESFATWASVLSLSEATRWTDGWTTFAVTEKLWALRQDQLPSTHPISADIRDLEDVEVNFDGITYAKGASVLKQLVAWVGRDEFLAGVRAYFAEHAWGNTSLTDFFGHLEQTSGRDLSAWNEQWLRTAGVNTLRPVVTVDNAGTYTSVAVEQTAAPEHPAIRSHRAAIGLYDYDDDGVLVRRRRIELDVDGPRTEVAELRGETQPDLLLVNDDDLTFAKVRLDDRSLATVVRSIGSLDPLPRALCWTAATDMLRDAEMSASSFVELVLGGIERETSMGVVQHVLASARAAIELYAWPANRTVLSSRWAAALRQSAGSAEAGSDRQLAFTRAWVSAAASDEHVAEIRALLDGDEELLPGLVVDTDLRWTLLQRLVVLGAAGDDAVDAELERDNTATGQRQAAYARAAVPSYAAKAAAWQAVVESDELPNALLSATVRGFAHPEQRELVRAYVQPYLDAVPRVWAERTNESAQAIVVGLFPRLLADAATATTVRGWLETADLPDAARRLVVEGLADLDRALRAQDRDSQAG from the coding sequence ATGTCTGGCACGAACCTGACCCGCGACGAGGCACGCGACCGCGCATCCGTCGTCGACCCCGCGTCGGTGCGTTACACCGTCGAACTCGATCTCACCCGCGGTGAGACCACCTTCGGGTCGACGACGACGGCGACGTTCGCCGCCACCGAGGGCGCCGACACCTGGCTCGACCTCATCGCGCCCACGGTGCACGAGGTCGTCCTCAACGGCACCGCGCTCGACCCCGCCGACGTGTACGACGGCGCCAGGGTCCGGCTCACCGGCCTGACCAGCGAGAACGAGGTCAAGGTCGTCGCCGACGCCGCCTACATGCACACCGGCGAAGGGCTGCACCGGTTCGTCGACCCGGTCGACGACGAGGTGTACCTCTACTCGCAGTTCGAGGTGGCCGACGCCCGCCGCGTCTACGCCTGCTTCGAGCAGCCCGACCTCAAGGCCGAGGTGACCTTCCTGGTCGACGCGCCTTCGGGCTGGCAGGTCGTGTCGAACTCGCCGGGCAAGGCCGGCAAGGCCAGCCACGGCAAGAAGCGGTGGACGTTCGAGCCGACGCCGCGGCTGTCGACCTACGTGACGGCCATCGTCGCAGGTCCGTACCACGTCGAGCGGTCCGAGCACGTCGGCAAGGAGAAGACCATCCCGCTGGCGTTGTACTGCCGCAAGTCGCTCGCCGAGCACCTCGACGCCGACGAGCTGTTCGACGTCACCAGCCGCGGCTTCGCGTTCTTCGAGGACGTGTTCGGGCTGGCCTACCCGTTCGCGAAGTACGACCAGCTGTTCGTCCCGGAATTCAACGCGGGCGCCATGGAGAACGCCGGCGCCGTCACCCACCACGAGGACTACGTCTTCCGCAGCCGCGTCACCGACGCCGCCTACGAGCGCCGGGCCGAGACGATCCTGCACGAGATGGCGCACATGTGGTTCGGCGATCTCGTCACCATGCACTGGTGGGACGACCTGTGGCTGAACGAGTCGTTCGCCACGTGGGCGTCGGTGCTGTCGCTGTCCGAGGCGACCCGGTGGACCGACGGCTGGACGACGTTCGCCGTCACCGAGAAGCTGTGGGCGCTGCGCCAGGACCAGCTGCCGTCCACGCACCCGATCTCGGCCGACATCCGCGACCTCGAGGACGTCGAGGTCAACTTCGACGGCATCACCTACGCCAAGGGCGCCAGCGTGCTCAAGCAGCTGGTCGCCTGGGTCGGCCGCGATGAGTTCCTGGCCGGCGTACGGGCCTACTTCGCCGAGCACGCGTGGGGCAACACGTCGCTCACCGACTTCTTCGGGCACCTGGAGCAGACCAGCGGCCGCGACCTGTCGGCGTGGAACGAGCAGTGGCTGCGCACGGCCGGCGTCAACACGCTGCGCCCCGTGGTCACCGTCGACAACGCCGGCACCTACACCTCGGTGGCCGTCGAGCAGACCGCCGCGCCCGAACACCCGGCCATCCGGTCGCACCGGGCCGCCATCGGCCTCTACGACTACGACGACGACGGCGTGCTGGTGCGGCGGCGCCGCATCGAGCTGGACGTCGACGGCCCGCGCACCGAGGTGGCCGAGCTGCGCGGCGAGACCCAGCCCGACCTCCTGCTGGTCAACGACGACGACCTCACGTTCGCGAAGGTGCGCCTCGACGACCGCTCGCTGGCCACGGTGGTGCGCTCCATCGGGTCGCTCGACCCGCTGCCGCGGGCGCTGTGCTGGACGGCGGCGACGGACATGCTGCGCGACGCCGAGATGTCGGCCAGCTCGTTCGTCGAGCTGGTGCTCGGCGGCATCGAGCGCGAGACGTCGATGGGTGTGGTGCAGCACGTCCTCGCCTCCGCCCGGGCGGCCATCGAGCTGTACGCGTGGCCGGCCAACCGGACGGTGCTGTCGTCGCGCTGGGCGGCGGCGCTGCGGCAGTCGGCCGGGTCGGCCGAGGCCGGCAGCGACCGCCAGCTGGCCTTCACCCGCGCCTGGGTGTCGGCCGCGGCCAGCGACGAGCACGTCGCGGAGATCAGGGCGTTGCTCGACGGCGACGAAGAGCTGCTGCCGGGGCTGGTCGTCGACACCGACCTGCGGTGGACGCTGCTGCAGCGGCTGGTCGTGCTGGGCGCGGCCGGCGACGACGCCGTCGACGCCGAGCTCGAGCGCGACAACACCGCCACCGGGCAGCGGCAGGCCGCGTACGCCCGCGCGGCGGTCCCGTCCTACGCCGCCAAGGCGGCCGCGTGGCAGGCCGTCGTCGAGTCCGACGAGCTGCCGAACGCGCTGCTCTCGGCGACGGTGCGCGGCTTCGCCCACCCCGAGCAGCGCGAACTGGTGCGCGCGTACGTCCAGCCGTATCTCGACGCCGTCCCGCGGGTGTGGGCGGAGCGGACCAACGAGAGCGCGCAGGCCATCGTCGTCGGGCTGTTCCCGCGGCTGCTGGCCGACGCCGCCACGGCAACGACGGTGCGCGGCTGGCTCGAGACGGCCGACCTGCCCGACGCCGCCCGGCGGCTGGTCGTCGAGGGCCTGGCCGACCTCGACCGCGCGCTTCGGGCGCAGGACCGCGACAGCCAGGCAGGTTGA
- a CDS encoding DsbA family protein, with protein sequence MSETTQVDFWFDPICPWAWMTSRWMMEVERVRPVEVTWHVMSLSYLNAGRDLGESYNRLMADSWGPVRVITAAKELHGQQWVKPLYDAMGTRFHLGGQKDRSVVIAEALAEVGLPASLAEYAGSDEYDAALKESHHAGMDQVGTEVGTPVLAVEGYAFFGPVMSPAPRGDEAGRVWDGVRALASYDGFFELKRTRTREPIFG encoded by the coding sequence ATGAGCGAGACCACCCAGGTCGATTTCTGGTTCGACCCGATCTGCCCGTGGGCGTGGATGACGTCGCGCTGGATGATGGAGGTGGAGCGGGTCCGGCCGGTCGAGGTGACGTGGCACGTGATGTCGCTGTCGTACCTCAACGCGGGTCGTGACCTGGGGGAGTCGTACAACCGGCTGATGGCCGACAGCTGGGGTCCGGTGCGCGTCATCACGGCGGCGAAGGAGCTGCACGGCCAGCAGTGGGTGAAGCCGCTCTACGACGCCATGGGCACCCGGTTCCACCTCGGTGGGCAGAAGGACCGCTCGGTCGTCATCGCCGAGGCGCTGGCCGAGGTGGGCCTGCCGGCGTCGCTGGCCGAGTACGCCGGCTCCGACGAGTACGACGCCGCGCTGAAGGAGAGCCACCACGCCGGCATGGACCAGGTCGGCACCGAGGTCGGCACGCCCGTCCTCGCCGTCGAGGGCTACGCGTTCTTCGGCCCCGTCATGTCGCCCGCGCCGCGCGGCGACGAGGCCGGCCGCGTGTGGGACGGCGTGCGGGCGCTGGCCTCGTACGACGGCTTCTTCGAGCTCAAGCGGACGCGCACCCGCGAGCCCATCTTCGGCTGA
- a CDS encoding ribose-5-phosphate isomerase, whose amino-acid sequence MRVHVGSDHAGYEVKNRLVELLRDGGHEVVDHGPFVFDELDDYPTFCLRAGEGVAADDGSLGVVLGGSGNGEQMAANKVKGIRSALAWSEETARLAREHNDARVLAVGARMHPFDDIATFVRAFLDTPFSGSERHARRIAMLSRYEADGELPPLPAPAD is encoded by the coding sequence ATGCGCGTCCACGTCGGCTCCGACCATGCTGGATACGAGGTCAAGAACCGCCTCGTCGAGTTGCTCCGCGACGGCGGCCACGAGGTCGTCGACCACGGCCCGTTCGTCTTCGACGAGCTCGACGACTACCCGACGTTCTGCCTGCGGGCGGGCGAGGGCGTGGCCGCCGACGACGGCAGCCTGGGCGTCGTCCTCGGTGGTTCCGGCAACGGCGAGCAGATGGCCGCGAACAAGGTCAAGGGCATCCGGTCGGCGCTGGCGTGGTCCGAGGAGACCGCCCGGCTGGCCCGCGAGCACAACGACGCCCGCGTGCTGGCCGTCGGCGCCCGCATGCACCCGTTCGACGACATCGCGACGTTCGTGCGGGCGTTCCTCGACACCCCGTTCTCCGGCAGCGAGCGGCACGCCCGCCGCATCGCCATGCTCAGCCGCTACGAGGCTGACGGCGAGCTTCCTCCGCTGCCGGCGCCGGCCGACTAG
- a CDS encoding Fpg/Nei family DNA glycosylase: MPEGHTIHRLAGELSRAFGGRVVGVSSPQGRFAAGAAVVSGSVLVRAEAHGKHLFIGFAGRRWVHVHLGLYGKFDVVSGGPPAGPVVGQVRMRLAADDAHADLRGPTRCEVVGDAEKDAVAARLGPDPLRGDDPGRALERIGRSRAPIGVLLMDQAVVAGVGNVYRAEALFRAGLDPARPGASVPEPVVRSIWADLVGLMSQGVRTGRIDTVRPEHEPEAMGRPPRVDDHGGEVYVYRRNGQPCLVCGTPVAAGRAAARNLFWCPNCQH, from the coding sequence GTGCCCGAGGGCCACACGATCCACCGTCTGGCGGGTGAACTGTCCCGCGCGTTCGGCGGACGGGTCGTCGGCGTGTCGAGTCCGCAGGGGCGGTTCGCGGCCGGCGCCGCCGTCGTCTCCGGGTCTGTGCTCGTGCGGGCGGAGGCGCATGGCAAGCACCTGTTCATCGGGTTCGCCGGGCGGCGGTGGGTGCACGTGCACCTCGGGCTCTACGGGAAGTTCGACGTCGTGTCCGGCGGCCCGCCGGCCGGGCCGGTCGTCGGTCAGGTGCGCATGCGGCTGGCGGCGGACGACGCCCACGCGGATCTGCGCGGGCCGACCCGGTGCGAGGTCGTCGGTGACGCCGAGAAGGACGCCGTCGCCGCCCGGCTCGGGCCGGACCCGCTGCGCGGCGACGATCCCGGGCGGGCGCTGGAACGCATCGGGCGCAGCCGGGCGCCGATCGGCGTCCTGCTCATGGACCAGGCCGTCGTCGCCGGCGTCGGCAACGTGTACCGCGCGGAGGCGCTGTTCCGGGCCGGCCTCGACCCCGCTCGTCCCGGCGCGTCCGTGCCGGAGCCCGTCGTGCGCTCGATCTGGGCCGACCTCGTCGGGCTGATGTCGCAGGGCGTGCGGACCGGCCGCATCGACACCGTCCGGCCCGAGCACGAGCCCGAGGCGATGGGCCGTCCGCCGCGCGTCGACGACCACGGCGGTGAGGTGTACGTCTACCGGCGCAACGGGCAGCCGTGCCTCGTCTGCGGCACGCCGGTCGCGGCCGGAAGAGCGGCGGCCCGGAACCTGTTCTGGTGCCCGAACTGCCAGCATTGA